In Amycolatopsis endophytica, the following are encoded in one genomic region:
- a CDS encoding aminotransferase class V-fold PLP-dependent enzyme — MREEDVERFRRDTPGTGEVIHLNNAGSALPPAQVTDAVLDYLREESRRGGYETAAAHTDRIQGVYHSVARFLGAEAGDISVTDSATRSWQAVFYALRFSPGEKILTCRSEYASNAIAYLQIARRTGAVVEVVGDDESGQLDVADLERRLDGTVRLIAITHVPTQGGLVNPAEEVGAIAERAGIPFLLDACQSAGQLDLDVRRLRCDALSGTGRKYVRGPRGTGFLYTHPRLRERIEPAMLDLHSATWTAPDAYEVAPDGRRFETWERNHGLVLGLGAAVDYALAIGLPAIEERVTTLAARLRADLARIPGVTVHDQGERKCGIVTFSVAGADATDVRNRLSASRINTSVSHRTSYQYDQEVRHLPDMVRSSVHYYNTEDELRALVDVVEKLA, encoded by the coding sequence CTGCGCGAAGAAGACGTCGAGAGGTTCCGCCGCGACACGCCGGGCACGGGCGAGGTCATCCACCTCAACAACGCCGGCTCGGCCCTGCCCCCGGCCCAGGTCACCGATGCCGTACTGGACTACCTCCGCGAAGAGTCGCGGCGGGGCGGTTACGAGACCGCGGCCGCGCACACGGACCGCATACAGGGTGTGTACCACTCGGTCGCCCGGTTCCTCGGTGCCGAAGCCGGGGACATCTCGGTGACCGACAGCGCCACCCGCTCCTGGCAGGCGGTGTTCTACGCGCTGCGGTTCTCCCCCGGCGAGAAGATCCTGACCTGCCGCTCGGAGTACGCCAGCAACGCGATCGCCTACCTGCAGATCGCGCGTCGGACCGGTGCCGTGGTCGAGGTCGTCGGGGACGACGAGAGCGGGCAGCTGGACGTCGCCGATCTGGAACGCCGCCTGGACGGCACCGTCAGGCTGATCGCGATCACGCATGTGCCGACACAGGGTGGGCTGGTCAATCCCGCCGAGGAGGTGGGCGCGATCGCCGAGCGGGCCGGGATCCCGTTCCTGCTCGACGCCTGCCAGTCGGCGGGCCAGCTGGACCTGGACGTGCGGCGCTTGCGCTGTGACGCGCTTTCCGGCACCGGCCGCAAGTACGTGCGCGGCCCGCGCGGCACCGGTTTCCTCTACACCCACCCGAGGCTGCGTGAGCGGATCGAGCCCGCGATGCTCGATCTGCACTCGGCCACCTGGACCGCTCCGGACGCCTACGAAGTGGCGCCCGACGGCCGCCGGTTCGAGACGTGGGAACGCAACCACGGTCTCGTGCTCGGCCTCGGCGCCGCGGTCGACTACGCCCTGGCGATCGGGCTGCCCGCGATCGAGGAGCGGGTGACCACGCTCGCCGCCCGGCTGCGCGCGGACCTGGCGCGGATCCCCGGTGTCACCGTGCACGACCAGGGCGAGCGCAAGTGCGGGATCGTCACGTTCAGCGTCGCCGGGGCGGACGCGACAGACGTCAGGAACCGCCTGTCCGCGTCCCGGATCAACACCTCGGTGTCGCACCGCACCTCCTACCAGTACGACCAGGAGGTGCGGCACCTGCCGGACATGGTGCGGTCGTCCGTGCACTACTACAACACCGAGGACGAGCTGCGCGCGCTCGTGGACGTCGTGGAGAAGCTGGCGTAG
- a CDS encoding SDR family oxidoreductase — protein MDLQLSGKTAVVTGASKGIGRAITEALTAEGVTVFAAARTVHDGPGIGVATDLTTPEGVALLAERAGEVDILVNNLGGVAQSSMRAAGFLEVDDEAWRHTYEVNLFSTVRVTRALLPGLLRRRGVVINISSIGARAAFQPVDYGTAKAALTNLTKALAEEFGSRGLRALTVSPGPTRTQNWRDKDGYAGELAAAAGLPLTEFLAEVPAAMGITTGRLTEPEETAALVTFLASPRSGNLTGADYLADGGVIKTV, from the coding sequence ATGGACCTGCAGCTGAGTGGGAAGACCGCCGTCGTCACCGGGGCGAGCAAGGGGATCGGGCGGGCGATCACCGAAGCGCTGACCGCCGAGGGCGTCACCGTGTTCGCGGCGGCACGCACCGTGCACGACGGGCCCGGAATCGGCGTCGCGACCGACCTCACGACACCCGAAGGAGTGGCACTGCTGGCCGAGCGCGCCGGGGAGGTGGACATCCTGGTCAACAACCTCGGCGGAGTGGCGCAGAGCAGCATGCGCGCCGCAGGATTCCTGGAAGTCGACGACGAAGCGTGGCGGCACACCTACGAAGTCAACCTGTTCTCCACCGTGCGGGTCACGCGTGCCCTGCTGCCCGGCCTGCTGCGCCGACGGGGCGTGGTGATCAACATCTCGTCGATCGGAGCCCGCGCGGCCTTCCAGCCGGTCGACTACGGCACGGCGAAGGCCGCGCTGACGAACCTCACCAAGGCGCTGGCAGAGGAGTTCGGCTCGCGGGGCCTGCGCGCGCTGACGGTCTCCCCTGGCCCGACCCGAACGCAGAACTGGCGCGACAAGGACGGCTACGCGGGCGAACTGGCCGCGGCGGCGGGGCTGCCGCTGACGGAGTTCCTCGCCGAGGTGCCCGCCGCGATGGGCATCACGACCGGGCGGCTGACCGAGCCCGAGGAGACGGCCGCGCTGGTGACCTTCCTGGCCTCACCCCGCTCGGGCAACCTCACCGGCGCCGATTACCTCGCCGACGGCGGGGTAATCAAAACGGTGTAG
- a CDS encoding asparaginase has translation MPLVQVVRDGLVESVHFGSRVVLGPDGEVLEAGGEVDEPGYPRSTAKLMQAAGMVRLGLDLPPDLLALAAASHSAEEFHLAGARAILGDLSEDDLQCPAHLPHDPVLHDVWIAEGRAPRRLAHCCSGKHAAMLATAKLNGWSTHDYRDPAHPLQQALAATVAELAGEPVAHTAVDGCGAPLFAISLRGLARAVRRVATAPHGTPEHRVAEAIRKHPEMLAGPNRDVTQLMRAVPGLIAKDGAEAVQIAVLPDGTTVALKIADGSARARMPATLAALRRAAHGHDWDEVVKRCPALNVPHMVGL, from the coding sequence ATCCCCCTGGTGCAGGTTGTCCGCGACGGGCTCGTCGAAAGCGTCCACTTCGGATCGCGGGTCGTGCTCGGCCCCGACGGCGAGGTGCTCGAAGCGGGCGGCGAGGTCGACGAGCCGGGCTACCCGCGCTCGACGGCGAAGCTCATGCAGGCCGCCGGCATGGTCCGGCTCGGCCTCGATCTGCCCCCCGATCTGCTAGCGCTGGCCGCCGCGAGCCATTCCGCCGAGGAATTCCACCTCGCCGGGGCTCGCGCGATCCTCGGCGACCTCTCCGAGGACGACCTGCAGTGCCCGGCGCACCTCCCGCACGACCCGGTGCTGCACGACGTCTGGATCGCCGAGGGCCGCGCCCCGCGCCGTCTGGCGCACTGCTGCTCCGGCAAGCACGCGGCGATGCTGGCGACCGCGAAGCTCAACGGCTGGTCCACCCACGACTACCGCGATCCGGCCCATCCCCTGCAGCAGGCGCTCGCCGCGACCGTCGCGGAACTGGCCGGGGAACCGGTCGCGCACACCGCGGTCGACGGGTGCGGCGCGCCGCTGTTCGCGATCTCCCTGCGTGGCCTGGCCCGTGCCGTGCGGCGGGTGGCCACCGCGCCGCACGGGACCCCGGAACACCGCGTGGCGGAAGCGATCCGCAAGCATCCGGAGATGCTGGCGGGCCCGAACCGCGACGTCACCCAGCTCATGCGGGCCGTGCCCGGGCTGATCGCGAAGGACGGCGCCGAGGCCGTGCAGATCGCGGTCCTGCCCGACGGCACCACGGTCGCGCTCAAGATCGCCGACGGCTCCGCGCGCGCCCGCATGCCCGCCACGCTCGCGGCACTGCGCCGCGCGGCGCACGGGCACGACTGGGACGAGGTCGTAAAGCGGTGTCCTGCCCTGAACGTGCCCCATATGGTCGGTCTGTGA
- a CDS encoding TetR/AcrR family transcriptional regulator, whose amino-acid sequence MARTKTFDVDVAVDRAMEVFWTHGFANTTPQRLVDAMGIGRGSLYNAFTSKHALYERALRRYYERETVRLIEVLDGPGPAVERLRTAIELVVDSARKDGRGCMIANAATEFGDADEAVNHLVRRTFERQEAALRGTIEEGQRAGEIDRSADAAALASFLLATLNGIRVLAKADPDPGRLATLAGTALRTL is encoded by the coding sequence ATGGCGAGGACGAAGACCTTCGACGTCGACGTGGCGGTGGACAGGGCGATGGAGGTGTTCTGGACCCACGGGTTCGCGAACACCACGCCGCAGCGGCTGGTCGACGCGATGGGCATCGGACGCGGCAGCCTGTACAACGCGTTCACCAGCAAGCACGCCCTCTACGAGCGGGCGCTGCGGCGCTACTACGAGCGGGAGACGGTCCGCCTGATCGAGGTCCTGGACGGGCCGGGCCCGGCCGTCGAACGCCTGCGGACCGCGATCGAACTGGTCGTCGATTCGGCGCGGAAAGACGGGCGTGGCTGCATGATCGCCAATGCCGCCACCGAGTTCGGCGACGCCGACGAGGCGGTCAACCACCTGGTCCGTCGCACCTTCGAGCGACAGGAGGCGGCGCTGCGCGGCACCATCGAGGAGGGTCAGCGCGCGGGGGAGATCGACCGATCGGCCGACGCCGCGGCACTGGCGTCCTTCCTCCTCGCCACGCTCAACGGCATCCGGGTGCTCGCGAAGGCCGACCCGGATCCGGGGCGGCTCGCCACTCTGGCCGGCACCGCTTTGCGCACACTCTGA